ACCGCGCCTTCCTTCGACCAGGAATGGCGCGGACATGTTGTTATGTAGATGGGTTCTGCTCTTCCCCACCACGAAGGGTGGTAGTACCTAGTGGAGATCTTGATGTTTGAGAAGGTGATGTCATTCACATTTCCTGCACAGACAGCATAGACAAGCTCAAGATTCAGCAGCCATTTTAGGCTAAGAGAGAAATGAGCTTTGTCAGAGAAACTATGATCTTCACACAGTTTTTCTTAAAGGCGCTTATTGGGCATCTAACTctcttgacaaaaaaatcagaCCTATATGCTCTCCCTGCATAAAATAGCTCCAGTTAACTTAGTAATCACATGAAAGGAAGAGTTCAAGGTCAAGGTATATCTATTTTCTAGCTCTCCATTTGTTTGCGATGCAAATAAGTGCATCCTAAAACAACCTGTTGCCACATCTAAAAGAGAGATCTGAGAGAAGATGAAGGAAGACAACACCCTTGCTAAATCAAAGAACAGGCTCCTCTGTAAACACaatccatttttaggaaaaatttctGCAGACAATGCCTGGCTAATGAGCAGTTATTTAATATCCCATTAACAAGAACTTAGAGAATCAGATGGCCAGAGTTTTCTTCTGAGAATTTCAGTGTTCACTATACAGAATTGTAACTACAGcaacagaagaaagaagaaccAATATTGTACCTCCATCACGTATCTGCATTCCCAGTCCTCTATGAGATTCTACTATGGTGATGTTGTCAAAGACCAGACCCCTAAAATCAAACCAGCTCGCGCTACCAAGTTTGATTGCCGAGGACTTTGTTCGGATCCAACAGTCCGTTGCTGTTAAATTGTACAGAGGACCTGTATAAGTCTTCGGACAGATGGCATCATCTCCTGTATCAATCTTGCACCGTGTGATAACCGTGTGATTCGAATCGTCTATGTCAATTCCGTCATTGTTAGGAGTGTTAAAGTCTCCATAAATGGAAACATCATGAATGAATGTATTCACGCAACGTACTATGTGCAAGCTGCAATCACCCCATGTAATGTTTCATCAGCAATCCACTGGAATCCAGATCAAATGTAAAGCGGGATACAATAGTAGACAGTAAAAGATCTTGGAGAGGTATAAAGCAAAGCAAACGCAGAAGTGAGAAACAGGGTATTCATCTTGAACATGATGATCTAGATTTCCACGGTCCAGACTCACTTCACTGATGATTCTAAGCTAGAAGATCTCAAACAGCTGCAATCCCTGGCAATTGCCAAAAAGATCGAATTTTCTCCAAGCCGACTATGGTTCTACTATGTAATACTATATTGTCGTATTTGCACAAATTGCAACTTGAAGGCCACTATAACTTCAGTAGCCGAAAGAATGACAAGCACTATGGCATACAGACAGCGCCACTTTCTTGAATTTGATAATGCCATAGCAATTCTTCAGTTATCTACCAAGTGAGCAAGGTCCGAATCTCACCAAATGGCATTTGAATCTCGCAGTGACATTAGGAGTTTCTTTGTTATGCAGAGACCAACACAATTGCCAGTTTGGCTTTCTACCCAGTTCAATTCAAATCACCTCGAATGCATACTGAGTTTTCAAAACCAGTAATCGAATTCTTGGAATAACATACAGTCGCCAACAGTCAAGTGGACAAAACTGAtggcagagagagaaagagagagagggacgaaCCACCAATAAGCGGGCTGATTCAAGCTGACGTTCCAGACGCGGACGTTCGTGCACCCGACGAACCCGACCAACCTCGGCCTACACTCGTCGCCCAGGCACGCCCCGGTCTTGTTCCAGCTGACCATCACGTTCTTCCTCTCATCGAACCTCCTCACGAACTCCAGCCCCTGCCCGTCCACCGCCCCGCCGCCGGTGATCCCGACGTCCCTCGCGCCCTCCGCCAGTATCACGTACCACCGGTCGGCTTCCCGCGGGTAGTTCCCGATCTCCGTGCCCCCGAGCACCGTCGCCCCACTCTGGATGTCCAGCACCACGCCGGACTTGAGCCGGACCGTCGCGGTCAGGTACCTCCCTGGGGGGAAGGCGACGCGGCAAGTGCAGccggcggcggccgcggcggcgtGGGCGTGGCAGGCGTCGATGGCGTCCTGGATCGCGGCGGTGTCGTAGCGGCAGCCGTCGCCGGCGGCGCCGAAGTCTCTGACGGAGAAGGAGGCGCCGGGGCCGGGAacgggtggcggcggcggtggcggccgcGGCCACTGGGCGAAGGGGAGGAGGTAGACGAGGAGGCGGAGAGCCGACCGGAGGAGCGACGGAGGAGGTACGGCCATCGGGTTGCGGACAAAAGGTCGCCGGTACGATGTCGGATGGAATGTTTGTTAAGAAGCTCGGTGATCGATATCGGCTGAACATCGTATTTTGtaatatcaaattattaaatattgGTTTTTGTTGATACTGATGATTGGAATTTTCTGCCTGAcggaaagaagagaggaggcAAAAGTGATagtttttaaaaatcaaatctttgttTCCCTTTATTACGTGAGTAGAGTACTTAATTTCTTTGATCGGGTATTTTAAccttattataaaaaaaaaatttactcgaGGTGAGATATCCATGAAATAATTTATTGCATCGTGTGATTTTGCTTGCTTCCTTAGTAAAATTTAAGTATAATCAATAAGGTGACTTTCTTACTTAGAAATAAGTGTATCGTTTCTATTTAGATATATATCTTTCCTTATGGGGCATTAACTCAAGAGACTATGTTGCATGGTGATGTCGATAATTAATGGCAATAATGTCGAAGTTGCCATTTTCCATATGCAATTTTCACAGATGTCTACccacatttgaaaaatttaggtacTTGATTGaacaatatatatacatacatatttgATCATAaaacagacaaaaaaaattcaaatacttTGCAATTAAATTATTGCCCATATTATTGGGTTTAAGAAAACaacttaaataaaagaaagaaaccctaGTGAATGTCTGAATCCTCTAGTTTTCTATATTGCTTCAGTTTGGctgttttccattttcttcttccttacaCAGCttccgatctctctctctctctctctaggctCTGCAATTGTTTTCGCTTCAGTTTGGTTCTTTTGTTTGGTCGGATTTTCGATTTGGTTCTCGGTGCTCTTTTTTGACTCTCCATCGGTAGAAATTGCAGtctgagagagagatgagattCTATCTCTGTTCCCGTGGATTTGGAGTGAAATCTGATTCTACAAGAGCTTTTCATGGCTTGGTCTCAAGAGAATAGAGTTTATGCTACTTGTTGTAATATAATGGTGCATCTCTAATCTCATGTTTTGAATTCAGAGTTCACCTTGAATCTATTGGTTTATGTAGAGCCAAATTCATGGTTCATCTCCTTGAAACCAACGGTTTCGAACATTCAACATTTGACTTGGAAATCAAATTTCGAACCACTGGATCAATCGCCTAATTAGTGCAATTTGTCCCTATAATAATCAGTTTTAATGTTTGGATCGTGCTTTACTAACGCAAGTGCGAAATAACAAACTATTCAAGATAATGTCATAATCAATTGGCACACGTATTCAATTGGTTGAGTGATAAATGATTAGTCTAAGATTGAATACACAAGGCGAAATGAACCTGATAGAATAAAAGCCCAACTAACGATGAATTTTAATAGTTCTAGAAAAAATCCACTCTCGACTCACTTTTAGTCCGAAATAATAGCtgatgttatatatatatatatatatatatttttaaattccaTATGTGGATTTTTACACATATTATATCCGACGAGACAGCGCTATGTGTCCAAGATGAAGACTTTACACTTGGGACTTCATGCCGTGCAAGAAATAAATTAGAGATCACGGGCCAATCTTTATTTCACGTGCCTCCGCCTAACGTCAGacaaggaaacaaaaaatttagtCAATCATCTGACAAATATATCCAATTTGTCCTAAGCAATGaattaacataaaaatatatatcatcaaCTGATGACAATCTTTCAGTTTTCAGTGCAATTTTTCAGTATCGTGTGCATACACATgagagatcattttttttttttttacacattagatatttaattgatttaaaataGAGAATTTATTCATCAAATGCACCTTTCTTGATCAGCCACAGACAAGTCTCAAGTTCAAAAAATGGTGGGTCAAACATAATTAGTTTAATTGAGTTAGACGTGCTTTTGGCCTGTAGTTTGAAATTTCAACATATGAATTGCACAAAGAGACGATTTCGACCACAATTGGATTGCATACATTTTAGGTTCATTTCAATTTTACCTCTTGAAAAATCTAAGCTTGTACAATCATCGATTAAAAGATACACATGAACAATTACTTGGCCAAGAGAAGAAATAATCATTCCAAGTACAATCTATCAATATATTGTAttgaatttatataataaataccTTCCGAGGCACAATCTATCTAACAAATTAGGTCAGATTAATAACACCGGAAGAGATAATAGGAGATGCGTTCTAGTGACAGTTCATCAAGTCCTTTTTGTCTTTTAGCAATTCCcttaaattctaattttcttccgttcttaattttattttcaatcgGTTAGCTTTTATAGGGTTTGCAAATTTCCATATTTAAGGGGAGAAATTGCTAAGAATTAGAGTCCGAATAAAATATGTATTAAATTCTGATCAAGtattattacataaaaatgggGTCAATATAGGTTAAATGCATCAATTTATAGTGAACGATCCATCCAAATCCGACTAAATCGGCCATATTCATATGATAGGTCCACTCGAGTTCACATCATGACTATTTTCCCGTTGTTATACAATCCTTTACGCTTCGTTTATGCATTTGCCCTAATTTCTACACCAAGAATGGTGGATATGGGCTCCCCTGATGCACGCGTGAGAACGGAGGCCTAACCAAAATTCAACGACCGAGACGAGACCACTTGGCTCGCTTTGAATTGAATCTAAgcaataatttcataaaaataaaatgtcaggCCCTCCCTTGAAATGGACATGTCACCTCACAGGGGCTCCCTTCCCAACTAAACGTGGACTTTTCGCAATGTTTACAGTGTTATGTGTCACATCAAAGTTTAGTCATCCATCCAAATACTTAATTAATTGGATCGGCACCATAAAAATCCTtctattaatatatttatatttcttttatctCGAATTAATTTATGTGATCACAAAAGCTCCTGGACTTGTGCACCAATACCACATTTActcataaattaattatttatgttgtaaaaaaattctaaatggATGCGTTCGTACTACATTCGGCCTAAGTTTCATATGTGTCATATTTGCtccaaaaaatcatagatttatCGCACCcaatttaagataaatatgACATAAGAGTTTCactttaacatttttttttatagataaatgTGGTATGAATATACTAATTTGTCCAATATGTTTGCTTTACAAACAAATTATCAACAAGTGGGGCACGTCATGTTCATAGCATCCCCCATCAAATGTGCAAGGGAAGCGAATCAGGTCGACAGCTAGTTTCAATCGACCAGGGAAGCCGAGCCAACTGGTAACTCCATTCAATGTTGCAGAGATCGAATTGTCAAAAACCAAGCCAAGATTATAGGGCATTCATCATTTGACAAATTGTTCTGCGTGGGACGGGAGGCTCTAGAAGCGCCAGATGCAAGACTGCCCCATGGCTGAAGAGGATAGAAATGGAGTATACATAGTTATCAAAACAACTGCTACTTCATTCATTTAAATAGAATAGCAGGCTAAATAACTCGAGATAAGGATATCGAATGGTAAATAGTAAGCAAGAAATTCTAGACGATTTGGCCAATTTGTTCTTTCAAATGCACATCAGCATGCCAGATGTCGACCAAATGAATCAAATAGAGTCAACCATGAAGAAACTACATTTAAGGCCTTGAGTTCTTGCCTACCAACAGCTAGGGGTTGTCGGGTCGAGAGTCCGAAAACCGATATGATACCAAGCTTCATTGTCCAGAGAAGCGTGCATTCCTCTGAATTCTAGAAAGGGTAGAATCGTAAGACTTCCATTCTAGATTCTAAACAATGTTGCTGACAATTCCAAAAAAActtctcatcatcatcgtcgATCACTCAGTCCCTGTCTTCGCTTGCCATCGCTAGTGTGCCATCTCTGCCACTCTTGTTCAATCAGGTTTGTCATTTTCTACCAATTCAATTGGCTGAACAATTAGGGCTTGGAGGGAACAATTAGAGTTCTTCCGTGGGGACGGCAATGCTCGACGAGGAATCATGCAATAGTAAAGTTACAATTGTAAGGAGCTCATTTTGTTTAATCAATTTGGTACTAGCTTTGTTGATTTTTATTCACTAAACGACAATCGTTGAATcattatttaatcaattaagtGATTGTTGGACCTTCATATAAAGTTATTGTCCTTTTTGCATGGTGGGcccaaaagcttttttttttcttgggtataGTGTCGTCGTAATAGATAGTATTATAGACATGAGGAGAATTCGTTATGGCATACTCGGTAACCTGATTTTTTAGATGGGCAAACTGCCAACCCCAGAGCCCGTTCCTCTACCAAGTGAATGGCATACTTGGTAACCTGCATAAAGACCAACCCGATTTGTAATTACTGGAGTCCACCAACCTACAACAAAGGATTAATTGCAACACAATCAATCTTTACCTTGAAGATAGTCGCGGTTCTCAGTCTCCTTCCTCGCAACATCATCAAGAACTCTCGGCGCCTTCGCACGGTGCCCTTTGTTCCAGTTATTCCCAGCACCAGATTGCCCAAATACGAAATCAATAGGACTGAAGATCTGCCCACAGCGACCGGTTCAAGATCCATCGATGTAGCCCGAGGAACAAATTCTACCGCAAGATGCCTCATTGGAGTAGACACTGAAAGGTTCAAGCTGCAGATCGGATGTCCCGATGTAACGTCCAGTCGGATCTATCTCAGGTTCATCATGGACGACTTCCCAAAATTTGGATCCACTCCGGTTACCACATTTTCTACCTTGAACAGGAAGGATCTCCCTCATCTTTCATGCATTCGTTACAGCTAAAATCAGTGTCGACGGCATGGGACGGCAAAATTCAAGTTCATATTGTTTATAATACCTAACTTAATGGAATGCAATTTAGACGACAGGCACGACGGATCATAGAAATGACAAACAGAGTGACTGAGCTGGCAATGCAGATCATGACTGTCTAGGCATTTAGATCAAGGAATTCTCTTTCcctgataaaagaaaaaaagaagaaagatccATATGACCAACTCAATCTGAAAAACAAGCCAGTATGCTCATGAAACAGGACAACCTCAGTTCTTTTATGAAAACGAATCTCCAGTTGCATCGCTGATTCTAGAAGACGAAACTCCACTTgtctaaaaagagaaaagaaaatggtcgCCATGGTACGaagcaataaaatattttaacgtAACAAATACGAATCTGTGTTTTAAGCAGTTCCTGCAGCCAGATGGCATTTGTCTAGACAAATGCAGACCGAAAAATCATGATTAGTACACCTAATAATCGAAGAATTATTCTTGCATCTGCATGCGGGTATTATAGGGTCCAACCCACTTAGCCCATCATCTTCAATTGTAATGTTAGAAGATGTTCACACTTAACTCATGATcttcaaaaattagtttggtgaTGGTATCAGTCTTTATTAATATGATGGAATGTGGACTGAGGTGATAAATTAGGGGCGAGCATTGATCTGGTATTAACCCTGAACTGGACTGAACAATAATGATTCCAAAATTGTCACAATGTGTTAGGCCTTTGGAGTGCTTTTGAATGACGAAGGACCATGAACATGGTCAGGAGGAGGTCGGTAGTGTGATGATTGCAGTCTTGAGGTTCAACTTGTTGTGGCCCATCGAACCCTATCTCgccattcgaccaaaaaaaaaaaaaaaaaaaaaaactttcgtgCCTGCTTCGTGCTTTGTCGTTTTGGACGttgaacattttaattttcGTACAAACTTTTGCCCTCCCTTTTGGGGAACAATGGGCAAAAGCAAATAGAATAACATAAAATCTCCATTTTTCGAAGGTTGGACGTTTTCGTTTAGGCAATTTTGGGCTTAGAGATTGATTTTTGACATGACTAATCTCATTGTTTTAGGATTTGTAAATTCTCCCGTCTTGAAAATATAAGAATTGGATTGCGTTACCCTGCAAGCAAGCATATCATGGGAAATTATTGTTATTGGAAAGTGAAATTATTATCTACAAGACGCTGGTTACAAAAGTTGGATCATGCATAAAATGCtatttgaattatttgataacatcaaattgctatttttgggaatcatagtAAGCGAATATATTACGTTGAACACAATGTAGGTCATGTATTTTGGCCTGACTGGCAAGTGCACTCTAGCggttaagaaaataaaaaatgagaaaatcgaaaaataaaaatcacacaTAAAGAGGCAAAGTAAAAGTTTTAGATCAggggtttgactcttataattTATAAAGAGGCaaagtaaaaatttgagaatgagtTAAAAgttaaagcaaaaaaaaaaagagagagtattTTCTCATGTCAGAAGTGCCATTTCATGTTTCCTGGCTACTTGTGCACCCCTTGGTGTGCCACGTGTATTTTCATGCCTACAAAGCTCACTATGCAATGCGTGTACTCCACTAGTGGCAACAAGAAATTAAAGAAGTGAAAATAGCCACAAAAACTAAAGAGATGCTTctaattgttggagaaaacttccttatcgTTTTGAAGTTGagaaaacgtttccattagtttagtctgaagatttccagactcaAGTGTTAAAGTCTGACAAACTCCAGACTTTGtcgttaaagtctgaagaccataagactcaagactcaaaatcaaCCCTCACTAATagtttccagaccgacgaagaaaagatttatccaGACAGATTTTATCTTGAAGGATTTGGTTTGTACGGCTTGTAGAAGATCTTACGGTTGGAGATGGCACATTGAGATCagttattcttattggaatcaattcggataatcagATCCGTTGAAAGATGAATTATACTTAGacttctacttatagaaacctagatcttgattgtatgagcgagcatgattggtgg
The sequence above is drawn from the Eucalyptus grandis isolate ANBG69807.140 chromosome 11, ASM1654582v1, whole genome shotgun sequence genome and encodes:
- the LOC120289838 gene encoding tubulin beta-5 chain-like, which produces MREILPVQGRKCGNRSGSKFWEVVHDEPEIDPTGRYIGTSDLQLEPFSVYSNEIFSPIDFVFGQSGAGNNWNKGHRAKAPRVLDDVARKETENRDYLQGYQVCHSLGRGTGSGVGSLPI
- the LOC104425475 gene encoding exopolygalacturonase — its product is MAVPPPSLLRSALRLLVYLLPFAQWPRPPPPPPPVPGPGASFSVRDFGAAGDGCRYDTAAIQDAIDACHAHAAAAAAGCTCRVAFPPGRYLTATVRLKSGVVLDIQSGATVLGGTEIGNYPREADRWYVILAEGARDVGITGGGAVDGQGLEFVRRFDERKNVMVSWNKTGACLGDECRPRLVGFVGCTNVRVWNVSLNQPAYWCLHIVRCVNTFIHDVSIYGDFNTPNNDGIDIDDSNHTVITRCKIDTGDDAICPKTYTGPLYNLTATDCWIRTKSSAIKLGSASWFDFRGLVFDNITIVESHRGLGMQIRDGGNVNDITFSNIKISTRYYHPSWWGRAEPIYITTCPRHSWSKEGAVSNIRFINITADSENGVFLSGSKGGLLRNLRFSNVNLTYKRWTSYEGGLADYRPGCQGLVKHGMAGIIMEHIKGLEIENVNMRWADEKSWQWDNPLDFRPSTVNGISFRDFHSDLYS